A region of the Callithrix jacchus isolate 240 chromosome 5, calJac240_pri, whole genome shotgun sequence genome:
ATATCCCCATTCCCCTATAATATGCAGTGTTTAAACTCCAATTTCTTATTGCTAGATCCAGCATAAAATTAGTTAGCTTGGTCTAAGAAGGGATAGGATAAGtgactatctatctatctatctatttatcaatcatctatctttccatccatccatccatctgttcattctTCTCTCTATCCACTCAACCATCTAACCATCTGTCAGCTCATAcatccatccatttgtccatccatccgtccttttcaccctgcctccctcccatccATCTTCCACCCTTTCAGCCTCTCACTCATCTATTCTGTCATTGTCTCATCTTTCCAACCATCCATTCATCGTCACACCCTGTTATCTCTGGGCAGGAGAATCTGCTCCTCTGGCCTCACCCATCAAGCAGAGAGATTTGCAGGCTTCCAGGGGAATGGGTGCAGTCACCAAGGACCAGGTGGATCCTCTCCTGCTTATCTCTCACGGCTAATATTTCTGCAGTGATGTTCAGCTTCACAGCCAGCCTCAACAGATTTGCACCAACCAGGGGCCTGCAAAGGAGACAGCCCCACTGATATCTGTCTCCACCACATTCCAAGGAAggatattattttcttcttgccAAGAATGCCAGCCTCACCTCACTCCATCTTGCCCACAGTTATATTTATGTCATTTTCTATCAGGAGAAACAAAGGCTCAAGAGGTCAACTGAGTTTCCCAAGTGACCCGAGGTCATTCAGCATAGCAGCAAATGAGCTGAAGTTGGAGACTCAGGTCTGTTAGACTCCAATACCCCCGTTATGGCTACCCATGGTCACCAGGCTCTTTCTTTGTGAGCCATCCTCCCATCCCCTCTTGGGACCCACTCACGTATTCACTTGGAGCTTGATGCCGAGAGGGATGGTGACATAGAGACGGTGGCCATCAGGGCTCTGCACAAGGCCAAGTTCCAGCAGCTGGGGGTCAGTGACCTTTATACTGTCCAGGGAGTAACATTGAAGGGGGAAACATTAGCTCCTCTAGCTCCAAACCCAGAAATCATCTTTAACCGAACAGTACCCATCCCAGAAGTAGAGCTCCCCACTCAGGATAGGGAGACAGGAGGTGAGTCTTGTGGCCCAAGCCACATGGGTTCTGAGTCACACACCATTCTTTTACATCCTCTTCTCTGGAACTGATCTGACACACACATGGCCCTTTCCTCATCTCCAGTCTATGAGCTATTCGGGACAGCAACTGTGTCTGGATTATATTTATGTCCTGTATGCCAGCTCAGAGCCTCACAAAGAAAGTGGCTACTTCATATGATTTGGCTGTGGATTAATGGGAAGGTGGGAAGTGGAtatgtgggtggatggatggaagagtAAGTGATTAGGTagaaggatggatgaatggatggatggattggtcAGTGGATGATTAGAAGATGTGGGTGCAACTGAAGTAAATCTGCACACACATTTATGGGTAAGAATCACCCAACCTGTCAGGTGGCTGCTCACCAATGTTTATCCTGGgggttgaggagcaggaagtcaGGGAGAATgcagaaaggatggaaggaagccATTCTCCCATTGTCCTCACTTCCCAGCCATCCATTCCTCTTCACACTCCATTGTCTCCAGGAGAAGCCAGCCCTCTGGCCTCACCCATCAAGCAGGGAGGCTATTTGATGGGTGAGGCCATTCACTGAGCCAACCACTGTGCCACATGAGTCACACCTTTTCCAGTCCTCCCAATAGACTTCTCTGTGGGTTCTATCacctctattttatagatggagaaaccaagcacagagagacagagtgtcCTGTCCCAGGTCTTCCATCAAGTACATCTGAAAATCAAAGTCAAGAAGTCTGTTTATCTGTCTCCAAGTCAGGGAGGAAGACCCTGGGTGGGTAGGGTCTTGGAAATGGCTTTGATGTAGTCCTGTGCAGGACCCAGGCTCTCCCAGCTCACTGGCATCAAGCTTCCATTCTTGCTTTTTGCTTTGAGAGCTCTTGGGTGTCTCataggaaacacaatgttagacCTTTCCATGGACATCATACTGTTCTTCATCACACTGATATCATCAGGGTGGAAAGGTTACACTCTCGCTTACATCAAAGGTCATCTGTGTTCTAAGGGATTTCACAGGTGGGGAGAACAACATGACCACAGTGTAGTGGGAAGAGCCTTGGCTTTGACTTCGGTAGGTAGAGTGAGAGCCTCACTCACTTGGCATACTCTAGCAGTATGAACACAGGCATCCCTGTGCCTTGGTTTTCCCATTTGCAAACTGGAGATGATTAAATTGACCTCAAAGGGTTGTCATGAGGATTACAGAAGATGCTGGGGCCTCAGGATGTGCCTAGAACTGAGGGCATTGCTGGTTTGGGGAGGACTTGTGTCCCTGCCAGACTGGAGATGGTCTCAGAACTGAACCCTGGTTCCAGCTTCAGGCCACCCCCTCACTGCTTCAAGACCACTGCCTGGGGCTGGCGGGTTCCCTGGCAGAAGCCCAAGCTCTATTTTAGAACAACTCACTCAATGATGTTCAGGCCAGGGATCACTGACGTCACTTTCCCAAGCAATCCCCCAAGGAGGCCGCCGGAAGTGCCTCCTCCAAGCTTCAGGATGTCCAGGAGCGGGAGGTTTTCCAGAATTCCCAACAGGCCCCCAGAGAGCAGGCCATTGCTGAGGGCTGGAAATGGGCATAAGGGTCTCCGGGGGTCAGATCTGACAATTCTAGACCCTCAGGATCCCTCCCCTATCCAGCCCTGCGCCTCCCACCTTTGCAGGGttggacacacagacacacacacacacacacacagacacacacacacacacacctgaaagAGGTTGTCACAGACTCACCATTTGTCAAGATTCCTGCAAGACCTGTGGGATTCAAGGGCAGAGCTGGATTAACATTCGAGGGCAGGGCCTGGTCCAGGGGTATGGGCAGGCCTCCATACTGGGCCATGGTCTGGGCTAACAGTCCGTAGAAGACAAGGAGGCCCCCGGTTTGAAACATCTTTGCTCTTGGTATCTGTGGACAGAATGACAAGTCCAACATGGCATGGATATCAGAGAGGAATTTATCCACCACCTACCCCTGCCACCTGGGGGTGGGGCTGTCACTTGTTTGCTCCCCAGAACACCAGGGGGTGACCAGTCCTAGCTAACACTGCGAACAATTTCTCTTTGCCAGGAAACAGGCTGACTGCTTTATACAATTTCATCTTCATCACAACCCTAAGACAACCCTAAGACAGGCACTTGTTACCTCCAGTGCACAGGTGAGGACCACTGCTCAGGGGTCTACAAAAGAGACAGCCCCACTGGTATCTGGCTCCACCACATTCCAaggaagagtctttttttttctccttgccaAGAATCCCAGTCTCACCTCACTCCATCTTGCCCACAGTTCACTTGTTTCATTTTCCAGTAAGAGAAACCAAAGCTCACAGATGTCAAGTGAATTTGCAGTTAGAAGTTTCAAATGTACTCCCAACCCCTCTTGAAACCCACTTGCGTGCTACTGAGTGTGGGTAACTTTCCCCAAGTTCACAAGTACGCAGTAGAGAGAGGATTAGAAGCTAGAGCCATGTGAACGCTCTGCTGAATTAAGTAACCATCAGATTTATTCTCCAATCGGACTTGCCTCAGTGCCTTGAATCATTGCTGCTTTTCAGACAAAGCAAAGAAGGGCTAAACGCGCAAGTGCTGAAGAGCTGAGCTGTTCTGCATCATCTCTGTTCAGTCCTTTGACCTGAGCTCACGTCATGATGGTTTGTGGATGCCCTTGAAAGTCATACAATACAGGGGTCGCATGGCCACAGCCACCCATCTCATGCAGACCTGTGTTGGGGAATTCCTAGGGCCATCCAAAGTCTTCATTGCATGCAAAGAACCAGGGGACCAGAGAGGGGTAATGACTTTCCCAAGATCATACAACGAATTGATGGCAGAGCTGTGGTTGAAGGCAGGTCTCCCGGCAACCCTCCCCTCACCAACACGCAAACATGCATTCTATCGTTTTGACACCATTCTCTTCTCCTTAAAGCCGCCCTGGATGGAATCCTGGGCAATCCCTGATGTCTGGCTACACTTTGAAGACAACTGATGGCTCCAAATAGATGACAATAGATGACAAAATTCCATCTATTGGCTGACTCAGCTAAAGCTCCATCCTTGTGGTGGAAGGCTGGAAATGAAAGGTCTTTGGTCCAAAGAGCCAAACGTGCCTGTCTTAGGGAGGTAACTTTGACCAGGGCCTCTGAATCTCTTTTGCACAACAGATCTTTTATGAATACAATGGAAGCTGAAGATCCTAGTCTCAGAAAAATGCACCAAAGTGTAAAACATTGGGTGAAGAATTTTAGGAAGTTTCTGGATCATCCGTATCCACATTGGTAACCCCACGTTAAACCTTTTGCCTTACGGGCTTTGATTTAGGGCATGAGTAGTGCTCATTTCTGTATCAATGTTACTGGTCTCTTAGGACAGCAGAGTGAATGGCCACCCCCACATTCCTGACATTGGCTGGGTCTGTTTCTCTTGCACAGCCCCCAGGGAGTGATCTTGAATACAGTCTGCCTGCCCCACAGGGAGGAGCCTGAGATCCCTGCCGTCAAGGATAGCAGAGGGGCCGAAGAATGGATGGATCTTACCTGGACTTCTTAGAGGTCTCAGCAGCTGTCCCAGTCTCCCTTCTCTCCCTGACTCACTTCTGTCGAGGAGGCAGCCTCTTTTATAGTGTGGGGGCCAGGAAGCATGTGAATGGGTGATGGGCTTCTAGATAATTGAGAATTCTGCAATCCGGTGGTGTCTTTCAGGGCTCTCCAAAGTAAATAATTGCCAATCACATTAGCAGGTGGGACCGTTAAGCTATTTGGTCGACAAGACAAACAGAGAAAAACCCGAGATGGGATGTTACTCAAGACTTCATGGTTTCCTGAGCGGAGCCAAGGTTGGGGACCCACGCTCCCAAGGTAGCTTGGAGCATTGAAAGGAGCAGCCAATCAAAGCCCAGGAAGGGACCTTGGTCTCATCTCTTGTTCCCTTTCCtcttctggtctttttttttctattttttctccaGTGGGAGGATTCGTTCTCCTATAGTGTCAAAAGGGTCACACTGCATCCTACATCTGGGCTGTGTCTCAATTCCAGGGCATGGGTCTCCTGCTCCAGAGCCCTTACTGCAGGTCAGGAGCTCTCCATCCTCACGAGAACCCTGGGAAGGGAGAGGTTACTGCTCCTCTTTTACAGAGGAGGACACTGAAACCCAGTGGAGACAAGTGCCCAAAGACCCAGAGAGGATGCGGCAGAGTTAGAAC
Encoded here:
- the BPIFA1 gene encoding BPI fold-containing family A member 1 codes for the protein MFQTGGLLVFYGLLAQTMAQYGGLPIPLDQALPSNVNPALPLNPTGLAGILTNALSNGLLSGGLLGILENLPLLDILKLGGGTSGGLLGGLLGKVTSVIPGLNIIDIKVTDPQLLELGLVQSPDGHRLYVTIPLGIKLQVNTPLVGANLLRLAVKLNITAEILAVRDKQERIHLVLGDCTHSPGSLQISLLDGLSPLPIQSLLDSLTGILNKVLPELVQGKVCPLVNEVLSGLDITLVHDIANMLIHGLQFVIKV